A portion of the Actomonas aquatica genome contains these proteins:
- a CDS encoding CheR family methyltransferase, protein MLDTDYEFIRDLVYRHSRINLGPDKKALVSARLGKRLRATKIATITDYCRFLQGQSNNDELSHLIDVISTNHTFFFREPAHFDFLRERAWPELRDRARKANWPHLSIWSAAASSGEEPYSLAITLAELEARDKWGWRLEGTDISHRILARARQGIYDASVVDRIDRSLVSRYFLKGFGPQAGKYCIKSDLQKRMTFRQLNLLDASVPYTQPFHVIFCRNVMIYFDRPTQEELVNRLTRLLVPGGYLMVGHSESLTAIQHSLKSVAPATYRKPD, encoded by the coding sequence ATGCTCGATACGGATTATGAATTCATCCGCGACTTGGTCTATCGCCACAGTCGCATCAACCTCGGCCCCGACAAAAAGGCCCTGGTTTCCGCGCGACTGGGTAAACGCCTCCGCGCCACCAAGATTGCGACGATCACGGACTACTGCCGCTTCCTGCAGGGCCAGTCCAACAACGACGAATTGTCGCACCTGATCGACGTCATTTCGACCAATCACACCTTCTTTTTTCGCGAGCCGGCGCACTTCGATTTCCTGCGCGAGCGGGCCTGGCCAGAACTGCGTGACCGCGCGCGCAAGGCCAACTGGCCCCACCTCTCCATCTGGAGCGCCGCCGCCTCCTCCGGCGAAGAACCCTACTCCCTCGCCATCACTCTGGCCGAACTCGAGGCCCGTGACAAATGGGGCTGGCGCCTGGAAGGCACCGACATTTCCCACCGCATCCTCGCGCGCGCCCGCCAGGGGATCTACGACGCCTCGGTCGTCGATCGCATCGACCGCAGCCTCGTTTCCCGCTACTTCCTCAAGGGCTTTGGCCCGCAGGCCGGCAAATACTGCATAAAGTCCGACCTGCAAAAGCGCATGACCTTCCGGCAGCTCAACCTGCTCGACGCTTCGGTGCCCTACACCCAGCCGTTCCACGTGATCTTCTGCCGCAACGTGATGATCTACTTCGATCGCCCCACTCAGGAGGAACTCGTCAATCGCCTCACCCGCCTGCTCGTGCCCGGGGGTTACCTCATGGTCGGCCACTCGGAGAGCCTCACCGCCATCCAGCACAGCCTGAAGTCCGTCGCCCCGGCGACCTACCGCAAACCCGACTGA
- a CDS encoding protein-glutamate methylesterase/protein-glutamine glutaminase — MSQRPIRVLIVDDSAVVRRVVQDVLSKEPDIEVVGTAIDPYFARDKIIETNPDVLTLDLEMPRMDGLTFLKIVMQQRPLPVVIMSSLTQSGSHHALEALRLGAVEVLGKPNGSYSIGDLGPQLVQKIRAAAASRPRPSREDEPATSPTPAAAPAAPITPSARPIASAPLRAVPDPRRHNPKRLLLLGASTGGTEALREVLTRLPADIPPTAIVQHIPPTFSRAFAERLNANCRFEVREARDGDVLTPGLALVAPGNYHLTLRWNGARYIAHVVSGPMVWHQRPAVDVLFKSIADTAGRHAVGGVLTGMGKDGAEGLHVLRQHGARTFSQDEASCVVYGMPRAAWEAGGSEAQVSLANMPRHIMNLLEQPTARPSAMTTA; from the coding sequence ATGTCCCAACGCCCCATCCGTGTTCTCATCGTCGATGACTCCGCTGTCGTGCGCCGAGTCGTGCAGGACGTGTTGTCCAAGGAACCCGACATCGAAGTCGTTGGCACCGCCATCGACCCGTATTTCGCCCGCGACAAGATCATCGAGACGAACCCCGACGTCCTCACGCTCGATCTCGAAATGCCGCGCATGGACGGCCTCACCTTCCTCAAGATCGTGATGCAACAACGGCCACTACCGGTCGTGATCATGAGCTCGCTCACCCAAAGCGGTTCCCACCACGCCCTCGAAGCCCTGCGCCTCGGCGCCGTGGAAGTCCTCGGCAAACCCAACGGCTCCTACTCCATCGGTGACCTGGGACCGCAACTGGTGCAAAAAATCCGCGCCGCCGCCGCCTCCCGGCCCCGGCCCTCGCGCGAAGACGAACCAGCCACTTCCCCGACGCCGGCCGCCGCACCGGCCGCCCCGATCACGCCCTCCGCCCGTCCGATCGCCTCCGCGCCCCTGCGTGCCGTGCCCGATCCCCGTCGCCACAACCCCAAACGCCTCCTGCTACTCGGCGCTTCCACCGGTGGCACCGAAGCCCTGCGCGAAGTGCTCACCCGCCTCCCGGCCGACATCCCGCCCACGGCCATCGTGCAGCACATTCCCCCCACCTTTTCCCGCGCCTTTGCCGAGCGCCTCAACGCCAACTGTCGTTTCGAAGTGCGCGAAGCCCGCGACGGCGACGTGCTCACGCCCGGCCTCGCCCTCGTCGCCCCCGGCAACTACCACCTCACCCTCCGCTGGAACGGCGCCCGCTACATCGCCCATGTTGTCTCCGGCCCGATGGTCTGGCACCAACGCCCCGCCGTTGACGTCCTCTTCAAATCCATCGCCGACACCGCCGGTCGCCACGCCGTGGGAGGCGTGCTCACCGGCATGGGCAAGGACGGCGCCGAGGGCCTCCACGTCCTGCGCCAACACGGCGCCCGCACCTTTTCGCAGGACGAAGCCTCCTGCGTCGTTTACGGCATGCCTCGCGCCGCCTGGGAAGCGGGCGGTTCCGAAGCGCAGGTCAGCCTCGCCAATATGCCGCGCCATATCATGAACTTGCTGGAACAACCGACCGCGCGTCCCTCCGCGATGACCACGGCCTGA